A portion of the Alphaproteobacteria bacterium genome contains these proteins:
- the gcvA gene encoding transcriptional regulator GcvA has product MRQLPPLNALRSFEAAARHSSFSRAAGELFVTHGAISRQVRALEEYLGTALFRRAHRRVVLTEAGEALLTSVSAALDLIAAGTAQVKAASRSRTVIVSCLATFTMRWLIPRLYRFQNLHSDVEVRLSASDQPFDFGADGIDVAIRVGRPPWSPGTKTTPLLAEQVGPVCSPVLWSPNGADDRPDLSQFERLHTHTRPLAWPHWLESQGIPEVDPLAGQYFEHYYFLIESAVSGLGFAVCPRVLVAGDLANGRLIAPFGFAPDGQSYYISQPATHVSDAHTDKFVDWVLAEARGETGKE; this is encoded by the coding sequence ATGCGACAGCTACCGCCATTGAACGCATTGCGCAGTTTCGAGGCCGCCGCGCGACACAGCAGTTTCTCGCGTGCCGCCGGGGAGTTATTTGTCACGCATGGCGCCATCAGCCGCCAGGTGAGGGCGTTGGAGGAGTATCTGGGGACGGCGCTGTTTCGGCGCGCGCATCGCCGCGTGGTCCTGACCGAAGCCGGTGAAGCGCTGCTTACCTCCGTATCCGCGGCGCTCGACCTGATAGCAGCGGGAACGGCCCAAGTAAAAGCCGCATCGCGAAGCCGTACGGTCATCGTTTCCTGCCTTGCAACCTTTACCATGCGTTGGCTGATCCCGAGACTGTACCGGTTTCAAAACCTGCACAGCGATGTCGAGGTCCGGCTGTCGGCATCCGATCAACCGTTCGATTTCGGGGCGGACGGGATCGACGTGGCCATCCGCGTCGGCAGGCCTCCATGGTCGCCCGGCACAAAGACAACGCCATTGCTGGCGGAGCAGGTTGGTCCCGTATGCAGCCCCGTATTGTGGTCGCCAAACGGCGCGGATGATCGCCCCGACCTGTCGCAATTCGAGCGGCTGCACACCCATACGCGTCCATTGGCCTGGCCGCACTGGCTTGAGTCTCAGGGTATTCCGGAAGTCGATCCGCTCGCCGGACAGTATTTCGAGCATTATTACTTTCTGATCGAATCCGCCGTTTCCGGGCTGGGATTTGCGGTTTGCCCGCGGGTGCTCGTCGCCGGCGACCTCGCGAACGGTCGCCTCATCGCACCCTTTGGGTTTGCACCGGACGGCCAGTCCTATTACATCAGCCAACCTGCAACACATGTTTCTGACGCGCATACAGATAAATTTGTCGACTGGGTGCTGGCGGAAGCGCGCGGCGAAACCGGCAAGGAGTAG
- a CDS encoding glucose 1-dehydrogenase, producing the protein MTGQLEGKTAIITGAARGLGREYAIRLAGEGAAVVAGDVRNCAETVDAITASGGRAVSVSLDVTDMAHCHHAAMTAIESFGAIDILINNAALYGGLNSGRFETLDPDEWNRVLSVNVTGVWNCCKAVIEPMRAAKQGSIINISSLAAIYGLPYSLHYAMSKAAVIGITRSLARELGRDWIRVNAIAPSAVLTEGTDEFFGDKLERAKEVIAGNQSLKRNLEVGDLAGTVIYLASDASKFVTGQTLMVDGGTVYL; encoded by the coding sequence GTGACAGGGCAGCTTGAAGGTAAAACGGCAATAATCACAGGCGCCGCGCGCGGACTGGGCAGGGAATACGCGATCCGTCTTGCGGGGGAAGGCGCGGCTGTCGTGGCGGGCGATGTCCGGAACTGCGCGGAAACCGTGGATGCGATCACGGCGTCCGGCGGGCGCGCCGTGAGCGTTTCGCTGGACGTAACGGATATGGCGCATTGCCATCACGCCGCAATGACAGCCATCGAGTCTTTTGGGGCCATCGATATACTGATCAACAATGCCGCGCTGTATGGCGGTCTCAACAGCGGGCGGTTCGAAACGCTCGATCCGGATGAATGGAACCGTGTGCTGAGTGTCAACGTCACCGGTGTTTGGAATTGCTGCAAGGCCGTTATCGAACCGATGCGTGCGGCAAAACAGGGCAGCATCATCAATATCAGCTCTCTGGCCGCGATCTACGGCCTGCCCTATTCGCTGCATTACGCAATGTCCAAGGCAGCCGTGATCGGTATAACCCGCAGTCTGGCCCGGGAACTGGGCAGGGACTGGATCCGCGTCAACGCGATTGCCCCCAGCGCGGTACTGACGGAAGGCACGGACGAGTTTTTCGGCGACAAGCTGGAAAGGGCCAAGGAAGTTATCGCCGGCAATCAGAGCCTCAAGCGCAATCTGGAAGTCGGCGACCTTGCCGGAACGGTTATCTATCTCGCCAGCGACGCCAGCAAATTCGTAACCGGACAGACCCTGATGGTGGATGGCGGAACGGTCTATCTGTAA
- a CDS encoding EamA family transporter produces the protein MEPFATALVLTSAVMHASWNALLKGTGDGLILIAVISAASAVIGIAGIMIFPVPLREAWPFIAASALLHTGYKIFLIRAYRYGDLSQAYPIARGTAPVIVLIIASLFLGENIGPGNAVAILIIAAGIGGLALGSRTASSLEAVSIFYAFATAGFIASYTMVDAVGARLAMTPHGYTAWLFAIEGLYFPLIVLYRRGPGALGAMRTCLRSGAIGGALSTGAYWLVIWALTLGPTAPVAALRETSIVIGALIGVVFLKERMGPHRIIAACIVAVGVILLQL, from the coding sequence ATGGAACCGTTCGCAACAGCCCTTGTCCTGACCTCCGCCGTGATGCACGCCTCCTGGAATGCGTTACTGAAAGGCACAGGAGACGGGCTGATCCTTATTGCCGTTATCAGCGCCGCCAGCGCCGTAATCGGCATTGCCGGCATAATGATATTTCCGGTGCCGCTGCGGGAGGCATGGCCGTTCATCGCCGCCTCCGCCCTGCTGCATACCGGGTACAAGATTTTTCTGATCCGGGCTTACCGGTATGGCGACCTCAGCCAGGCCTACCCCATCGCCCGCGGAACGGCCCCGGTCATCGTTCTGATCATCGCCAGCCTGTTTCTCGGCGAAAATATCGGTCCCGGGAATGCCGTTGCGATCCTGATCATCGCGGCAGGCATTGGCGGATTGGCGCTGGGTTCACGAACGGCGTCGTCGCTCGAGGCGGTGTCAATATTCTACGCTTTTGCAACGGCGGGGTTTATTGCCTCCTATACGATGGTCGATGCGGTGGGCGCGCGCCTCGCCATGACGCCGCATGGCTACACTGCCTGGCTGTTCGCGATCGAGGGATTGTATTTCCCGCTGATTGTTCTCTACCGGCGGGGCCCGGGAGCCCTGGGCGCCATGCGGACCTGCCTGCGGTCGGGCGCCATTGGCGGTGCGCTTTCAACCGGCGCGTACTGGCTTGTCATATGGGCGCTGACCCTCGGGCCGACGGCGCCCGTTGCGGCGCTTCGTGAAACCAGTATCGTTATCGGTGCACTGATCGGTGTCGTATTCCTCAAGGAACGCATGGGGCCGCATCGCATCATAGCCGCATGTATCGTCGCCGTCGGTGTCATTCTCCTGCAACTGTGA
- the cofD gene encoding 2-phospho-L-lactate transferase has protein sequence MSSTTCLALSGGVGGAKLALGLSHAMDPAKLLIVANTGDDFDHLGLRICPDIDTVTYTLSGLANPSTGWGRKDESWSFMETLESLGGETWFRLGDRDLALHVERTRRLGDGESLSAITDAIATRLAISCRIAPMSDDPVRTIVETPNGPLAFQHYFVRDQCRPAVTGFRFDGADSARPGPTLKAALTSAALKMVVICPSNPFISIDPILAIPTVREMLTDCPAPVIAVSPIVGGRAIKGPTAKMLAELRRPSSALAIAEHYRGLIDGFIIDTADAGSADAISELGSQVRITNTVMKSIQDRVSLARDVVAFAQELH, from the coding sequence TTGAGCAGCACGACCTGTCTGGCGCTTTCGGGCGGCGTCGGCGGCGCAAAACTGGCTCTCGGCCTCAGCCACGCCATGGATCCGGCCAAACTGCTTATCGTGGCCAATACGGGCGACGATTTCGATCACCTCGGCCTGCGCATCTGCCCCGACATCGATACGGTGACCTATACCTTGTCGGGACTGGCCAATCCTTCGACAGGCTGGGGCCGGAAAGATGAAAGCTGGTCCTTCATGGAAACGCTGGAGAGCCTGGGGGGCGAGACCTGGTTTCGCCTTGGCGATCGCGATCTTGCGCTGCATGTCGAACGCACGCGGCGCCTGGGCGACGGGGAATCTCTCAGCGCGATCACCGACGCCATCGCGACACGACTGGCTATATCATGCCGTATCGCGCCGATGAGCGACGATCCAGTCCGCACCATTGTGGAGACTCCGAACGGGCCGCTTGCCTTCCAGCATTACTTCGTGCGCGACCAGTGCCGCCCCGCAGTCACGGGATTCCGTTTCGACGGCGCGGATTCGGCCAGGCCGGGCCCGACGTTGAAGGCTGCGCTAACCAGCGCTGCGCTGAAGATGGTGGTCATCTGTCCATCGAACCCGTTCATCAGTATCGATCCGATCCTCGCAATCCCCACGGTGCGCGAGATGCTGACCGATTGCCCGGCGCCTGTTATCGCTGTCTCGCCGATAGTCGGTGGACGGGCCATCAAGGGGCCGACGGCGAAAATGCTGGCAGAACTGAGGCGGCCCTCTTCCGCCCTCGCGATTGCTGAACACTATCGCGGTTTGATCGATGGCTTTATCATCGATACCGCCGACGCCGGGTCAGCAGACGCGATAAGTGAACTGGGAAGTCAGGTCCGGATCACGAATACGGTGATGAAATCCATACAGGATCGTGTATCGTTGGCGCGCGATGTGGTCGCCTTCGCGCAGGAGTTACACTAG
- a CDS encoding CoA transferase, translating to MMGEGIFSGLKVLDVGSFIAAPAAATIMADFGAEVIKVEAPGDGDPYRGVNRGKRYPSSPVPHQWIVDNRNKKGITLDLKADAGREILYRLVRDADVFVTNMPLAPRKRLKIRYEDIEPLNERIIYASLTAYGETGAEAGRTGFDSTAWWARTGLMDLVKPSPDSAPARSMPGMGDHPTAVAMFGAIATGLYRRERTGKGSMVSTSLMSNGLWSNAIMVQAQLSGGVVEPRPAREDADNAFNNLYQTSDGYWLHLVMMHQEHRWADFARLAGAAELADDPRYATVAARDENAKSLIHALDTVFRRKDRQSWRDLLSQNGFTFGEVASVGDVALDQQMKDSGALRPMPDPRAGAAYIVDSPIQVAGVEKETPTLAPEQGEHTVEVLRTAGYDDAEIDRFKQDGVIA from the coding sequence ATGATGGGTGAGGGGATTTTCAGCGGCCTGAAGGTGCTCGATGTCGGCAGTTTCATTGCAGCGCCCGCTGCGGCGACGATCATGGCCGATTTCGGCGCCGAGGTGATCAAGGTTGAAGCCCCTGGCGACGGGGATCCCTATCGCGGCGTGAACCGGGGCAAGCGCTATCCTTCCAGTCCCGTGCCGCATCAGTGGATCGTCGATAACCGTAACAAAAAGGGAATTACGCTGGACCTGAAAGCCGATGCCGGCCGCGAAATCCTGTATCGCCTTGTGCGCGACGCCGATGTCTTCGTCACGAACATGCCGCTGGCCCCCCGGAAACGCCTGAAAATCCGCTATGAGGATATTGAGCCGCTGAACGAGCGGATCATCTATGCCTCGCTCACGGCGTATGGCGAAACGGGGGCCGAGGCCGGACGTACGGGATTTGACAGTACTGCCTGGTGGGCCCGAACCGGTCTCATGGATCTGGTGAAGCCGTCGCCCGACTCCGCACCGGCCCGCTCCATGCCCGGAATGGGCGACCACCCGACGGCCGTGGCGATGTTCGGCGCCATTGCGACCGGGCTGTACCGGCGCGAACGCACGGGCAAGGGCAGCATGGTATCCACGTCGCTGATGAGCAACGGATTGTGGTCCAACGCCATCATGGTACAGGCGCAGCTCAGCGGCGGCGTCGTGGAACCCAGGCCCGCACGCGAGGACGCGGACAACGCGTTCAACAATCTCTACCAGACATCGGATGGCTATTGGCTGCATCTTGTCATGATGCATCAGGAGCATCGGTGGGCCGATTTCGCACGCCTGGCCGGTGCGGCGGAACTGGCGGACGATCCCCGCTACGCGACGGTCGCGGCGCGTGACGAAAACGCGAAGAGCCTCATCCATGCGCTCGACACGGTGTTCCGTCGCAAGGACCGGCAAAGCTGGCGCGATCTGTTGTCGCAAAATGGCTTCACGTTCGGCGAGGTCGCTTCTGTCGGCGATGTCGCCCTGGACCAGCAGATGAAGGATAGCGGCGCATTGCGCCCCATGCCCGATCCGAGGGCCGGCGCAGCCTATATTGTCGACAGCCCGATCCAGGTTGCCGGCGTCGAGAAGGAAACGCCGACACTGGCGCCGGAGCAGGGGGAACACACGGTTGAGGTCTTGCGTACCGCGGGTTATGACGACGCGGAAATCGACCGCTTTAAACAAGACGGCGTTATCGCCTGA
- the cysS gene encoding cysteine--tRNA ligase → MPLKLHNTFAREKQDFVPIDPDNVRMYVCGPTVYDNIHIGNARPLVVFDVLYRVLLRMYPKVTYVRNITDVDDKINARAQETGEDIRVLTERTAEQFHDDAAALNTLPPDVEPRATEHIPEMIALIERLIGSGHAYAAEGHVLFDVPAMPDYGRLSRHSRDALISGARVDVAPYKRDPADFVLWKPSPDNLPGWPSPWGRGRPGWHVECSAMSQKHLGEDFDIHGGGQDLIFPHHENEIAQSCCGNPGSHFARYWVHNGYLMSEGEKMSKSLGNFYSARELLDEFPGEALRLTLLQTHYRAPLDFSKDGVRQAKAVLDRWYGALRGLSAEPAVASDPPPAMVAALEDDLNTPLAITALHEAVAALNAAGSPVEKSAALSAVRAGGAVLGLLQQDPEQWFRWRARSDDALDDTAIDTLVAERAAARMARNFAESDRIRDVLQEAGVVLEDKSGQTVWRRK, encoded by the coding sequence GTGCCGTTGAAGCTGCACAATACATTCGCCAGAGAGAAGCAGGATTTCGTCCCGATCGACCCGGACAATGTGCGGATGTATGTCTGCGGCCCGACCGTCTATGACAATATCCATATCGGAAATGCCCGGCCGCTCGTTGTGTTCGATGTGTTGTACCGGGTTCTTCTGCGGATGTACCCGAAGGTAACCTATGTCCGGAACATCACGGATGTGGACGACAAGATCAATGCGCGGGCGCAGGAAACCGGCGAGGATATCCGCGTCTTGACGGAGCGCACAGCCGAACAGTTTCACGACGATGCTGCGGCCCTGAATACGCTGCCTCCGGATGTCGAACCGCGCGCGACAGAGCATATTCCGGAAATGATCGCCCTGATCGAGCGGTTGATCGGTTCGGGGCATGCCTATGCGGCGGAAGGGCACGTCCTGTTCGACGTCCCCGCCATGCCGGATTACGGAAGGCTGTCGCGTCACAGCAGGGATGCGCTGATTTCGGGCGCCCGTGTCGATGTCGCACCGTATAAACGCGATCCGGCGGATTTTGTCCTGTGGAAGCCAAGCCCGGATAACCTGCCCGGGTGGCCGAGTCCCTGGGGCCGGGGGCGACCGGGCTGGCATGTGGAATGCTCGGCGATGAGCCAGAAACACCTTGGCGAGGATTTCGATATTCATGGCGGTGGGCAGGACCTGATTTTTCCGCATCATGAAAATGAAATAGCGCAAAGCTGCTGCGGCAACCCGGGCTCCCATTTCGCCAGATACTGGGTGCATAACGGCTACCTGATGAGCGAAGGCGAAAAAATGTCGAAGTCGCTGGGGAATTTCTATTCAGCCCGTGAACTGCTCGACGAATTCCCCGGCGAGGCGCTGCGTCTGACCCTGCTGCAAACCCATTACCGCGCGCCGCTTGATTTCAGCAAGGACGGGGTACGCCAGGCGAAAGCCGTGCTGGACCGCTGGTATGGCGCGCTTCGCGGGTTGTCGGCGGAACCGGCGGTCGCGAGCGATCCGCCGCCCGCCATGGTCGCCGCGCTTGAAGATGACCTGAATACGCCCCTGGCTATTACCGCGTTGCATGAGGCTGTCGCTGCGTTGAATGCCGCAGGGTCGCCGGTAGAAAAATCAGCGGCGCTTTCAGCGGTGCGGGCCGGTGGTGCTGTTCTGGGACTGTTGCAGCAGGATCCGGAACAGTGGTTTCGCTGGCGCGCCAGAAGCGATGACGCCCTGGACGATACCGCCATCGATACACTTGTCGCGGAGCGCGCGGCGGCGCGGATGGCAAGGAATTTTGCTGAATCCGACCGTATTCGGGACGTGCTGCAGGAAGCGGGTGTTGTGCTGGAAGACAAGTCCGGCCAGACGGTTTGGCGTCGCAAGTAA
- the npdG gene encoding NADPH-dependent F420 reductase, with protein sequence MADGKPSITILGGTGALGAGLALRWASAGYPVIIGSRAADRAVDAAKALAQRVPNSTVSGYDNAEAAARGDIVVMTVPWENHGPTIDAVKEAVQGKIFVDVTVPLVPPRVSRVHIPPEGSAAKTSQIRLGENVQVTSAFHNIAAAHLQDMEHAIDSDVLVFGDKKAARDEVLKLVEAAGMKGWHGGPIDNSVVGEALTAMLIHINRNYKIDGAGIRITGTPGGTA encoded by the coding sequence ATGGCCGACGGCAAGCCTTCCATTACAATACTTGGCGGCACCGGGGCGCTTGGCGCGGGGCTGGCATTGCGCTGGGCGTCGGCGGGGTATCCGGTCATAATCGGGTCGCGCGCCGCGGACCGTGCCGTCGATGCCGCAAAGGCGCTGGCGCAACGCGTGCCGAATTCAACAGTCTCCGGGTATGATAACGCCGAAGCCGCAGCGAGGGGCGATATTGTCGTTATGACCGTACCATGGGAAAACCATGGCCCGACAATCGATGCGGTAAAGGAAGCCGTGCAGGGCAAGATATTCGTCGATGTGACGGTGCCGCTTGTGCCGCCGCGTGTTTCGCGGGTGCATATCCCGCCGGAAGGGTCCGCCGCGAAAACCTCCCAGATACGCCTGGGCGAGAACGTGCAAGTGACCTCGGCCTTTCATAATATCGCGGCGGCGCATCTTCAGGATATGGAGCACGCAATCGACAGCGATGTGCTGGTGTTCGGCGACAAGAAGGCCGCGCGCGACGAAGTCCTGAAGCTTGTGGAGGCCGCCGGCATGAAAGGCTGGCACGGGGGACCGATCGACAATTCGGTGGTCGGGGAGGCGCTGACGGCGATGCTCATTCATATCAATCGTAACTACAAGATCGACGGCGCCGGCATTCGGATCACCGGCACGCCGGGCGGGACCGCGTGA
- a CDS encoding PilZ domain-containing protein, which yields MAGLERRKHERVKLDRAVTVRDGAGTHDGTLVDISLSGAAVNLDDDDFYFDSDQDIEMDMEDFGILTGSVVRILDDGFAMAFDLNEDSEERLITEISGYRSGSDIE from the coding sequence ATGGCTGGCCTGGAAAGACGCAAGCATGAACGCGTCAAGCTGGATCGCGCCGTTACTGTGCGTGATGGCGCGGGAACGCACGATGGTACCCTGGTGGATATTTCATTAAGTGGCGCCGCGGTAAATCTTGACGACGACGATTTTTATTTCGATTCGGATCAGGACATTGAAATGGATATGGAAGATTTCGGTATCCTGACGGGCAGTGTGGTTCGAATTCTTGACGATGGATTTGCCATGGCATTCGACCTGAACGAAGACAGTGAAGAGCGCCTGATTACCGAGATCAGTGGCTATCGGTCAGGATCGGATATCGAGTAG
- the cofC gene encoding 2-phospho-L-lactate guanylyltransferase has protein sequence MWAVIPAKNFTDAKQRLGGVLNADERTSLFAAMFEDVLSTLVSVPGLDGVLVVTRDPSAIAIAARHDAEILEEPENRGQTAAVQAAAEWLAAKGVDGMIAVPGDVPLVSAAELEQVLAAHGAAPAMTIVPAQDERGSNCIACSPPGLIPFRFGNDSFRPHLQEAADRGVVPKILPLPGLGLDIDRPDDLAELMAAPGETLAQCWLRENRIAERLAAGDSAA, from the coding sequence ATGTGGGCCGTCATACCAGCCAAGAACTTTACGGATGCAAAGCAGCGGCTTGGCGGTGTTTTGAATGCGGATGAACGGACATCGCTGTTCGCGGCGATGTTTGAAGATGTCCTTTCGACGCTGGTCAGCGTGCCGGGGCTTGATGGTGTGCTGGTCGTCACCCGCGACCCGTCCGCCATAGCAATTGCGGCACGCCATGACGCCGAAATCCTGGAGGAACCGGAGAACCGGGGACAGACGGCGGCGGTACAGGCCGCGGCGGAATGGCTGGCGGCCAAGGGCGTGGATGGCATGATCGCCGTTCCCGGTGATGTGCCGCTGGTTTCGGCGGCCGAGTTGGAACAGGTTCTGGCGGCGCATGGTGCGGCGCCAGCAATGACGATCGTGCCGGCGCAGGATGAACGCGGCTCGAATTGCATCGCCTGTTCACCGCCGGGACTGATTCCCTTCCGCTTTGGCAACGACAGTTTCAGGCCGCATTTACAGGAGGCCGCGGACAGGGGCGTTGTGCCAAAAATCCTGCCGCTTCCGGGCCTCGGCCTGGATATCGACCGCCCGGACGACCTCGCGGAACTGATGGCGGCTCCCGGCGAAACCCTCGCGCAATGCTGGTTGCGGGAAAACAGGATTGCCGAACGCCTCGCGGCGGGGGATTCTGCGGCATGA
- a CDS encoding TauD/TfdA family dioxygenase → MTDIQAAPYSRGTGIPYPFDIRALTETGGAEIFGLDLAAPLDGAMRDAIMRAFLEFHILVFRGQSLTKDQQAAFSRNFGELEHHVGRLPDGSPYPIVHTVTNLDSDGKPTPGAVALGNYFFHTDKSYHEIPSLMTMLHAIELPPKGGDTQFANTELAYDALSPEMKERIAGLKAEHSWEASRRNCGAPPATEEQKRERPPVVHPIVRTHPDTGRKSIYLGNHASHIVGLPAAESDALITQLMEHVGQPQFTYTHQWRDGDYVMWDNRCLLHRALRNYEMATQRRVLHRTVIIGTAPY, encoded by the coding sequence ATGACTGACATTCAGGCAGCACCATACAGCCGCGGGACAGGCATTCCCTATCCGTTCGATATACGCGCACTGACCGAAACCGGCGGCGCGGAGATATTCGGGCTGGACCTTGCAGCGCCTTTGGACGGTGCGATGCGCGACGCGATCATGCGGGCGTTTCTCGAATTCCATATCCTGGTATTCCGGGGTCAGTCCCTGACCAAGGACCAGCAGGCCGCGTTCAGCAGGAATTTCGGCGAACTGGAGCATCATGTCGGGCGACTGCCGGATGGGTCCCCCTACCCCATTGTCCATACGGTGACCAACCTGGATAGCGATGGCAAACCGACGCCGGGAGCGGTCGCGCTGGGCAATTACTTCTTTCATACGGACAAATCCTATCACGAAATTCCGTCGCTGATGACCATGCTGCACGCAATTGAATTGCCTCCCAAGGGCGGCGACACCCAGTTCGCCAATACGGAACTCGCCTATGACGCGCTCTCGCCGGAGATGAAGGAACGGATTGCGGGGCTGAAGGCGGAACACAGCTGGGAAGCCAGCCGCCGCAACTGCGGCGCGCCGCCGGCGACGGAGGAACAGAAACGCGAACGGCCGCCGGTCGTTCACCCCATCGTCCGAACCCATCCGGATACGGGCCGGAAGAGCATTTATCTTGGCAATCATGCCTCGCATATCGTCGGCCTGCCAGCGGCAGAGAGCGATGCGTTGATTACCCAACTGATGGAACATGTGGGGCAGCCGCAATTCACCTACACCCACCAATGGCGCGACGGCGATTACGTCATGTGGGACAACCGCTGCCTGTTGCACCGGGCCCTGCGGAATTACGAAATGGCGACGCAACGGCGCGTGCTGCACCGGACGGTGATTATCGGAACGGCGCCGTATTAA
- the cofE gene encoding coenzyme F420-0:L-glutamate ligase, which yields MTARTLTLRTLDGIPRVRPGDDLATLLLDAVGDDLRDGDVLVIAQKIFSKAQNRYAVLNTITPSAAAEVLAVETEKDPRVVELILSESSEVLRKRPGVIIVVHRLGMVMANAGIDASNVEPAEDGGERVLLLPLDPDGDCAHLRGEILARRGVSVAVIMNDSVGRAWRSGTVGIAIGAAGFPSLLDLRGQDDMFGRPLQSSIVGLADELAAAASMLQGQAAEGLPAVLVRGFDYAGPEIPARGLIRNIAEDLFR from the coding sequence GTGACAGCCAGAACCCTGACGCTTCGCACGCTGGACGGGATCCCGCGAGTCAGGCCGGGCGACGACCTGGCCACGCTGTTGCTTGATGCCGTTGGCGACGATCTGCGTGACGGCGATGTCCTTGTTATTGCACAGAAAATTTTTTCCAAGGCGCAGAACCGCTACGCGGTGCTGAACACGATCACGCCATCCGCCGCAGCAGAGGTTCTCGCGGTGGAAACCGAAAAGGATCCCCGGGTGGTCGAACTGATCCTGTCGGAGTCCAGTGAAGTGCTGCGCAAACGGCCCGGCGTAATCATCGTTGTTCACCGCCTCGGCATGGTCATGGCCAATGCCGGAATCGACGCCTCCAATGTCGAACCCGCGGAGGACGGCGGCGAGCGCGTGCTGTTGCTGCCGCTCGACCCGGATGGCGATTGCGCGCATCTGCGCGGTGAAATCCTGGCGCGTCGTGGCGTTTCCGTCGCGGTCATCATGAACGACAGTGTCGGTCGGGCCTGGCGCAGCGGCACAGTGGGCATTGCCATCGGGGCTGCCGGGTTTCCCTCACTGCTCGACCTGCGCGGGCAGGACGATATGTTCGGTCGTCCCTTGCAATCGTCCATCGTCGGCCTGGCGGACGAACTCGCCGCGGCTGCCTCGATGCTGCAGGGACAGGCGGCGGAAGGCTTGCCGGCGGTGCTGGTCCGCGGATTTGACTATGCGGGCCCCGAAATCCCGGCCCGCGGCCTGATCCGGAACATTGCCGAGGATCTTTTTCGTTGA